One Sediminibacillus dalangtanensis genomic region harbors:
- the recU gene encoding Holliday junction resolvase RecU gives MNYPNGKKQSFRTSGKNLQEPAFGNRGMTLEEDINDTNEHYLVMNKAVIHKKPTPVQIVKVDYPKRSAATIKEAYFKQASTTDYNGIYKGKYIDFEAKETKNKTSFPLSNLHDHQVKHMKQVNEHGGISFLIVRFSMLNETFLFPSMKLFSYWESQYNGGRKSIPYSDIKEAGHLIPFKFQAKVDYLDVLDQLYF, from the coding sequence ATGAATTACCCAAACGGAAAGAAGCAATCTTTTCGTACATCAGGAAAAAATTTGCAAGAACCCGCCTTTGGCAACAGAGGGATGACACTCGAAGAAGACATCAATGACACGAATGAACATTACCTTGTGATGAACAAAGCAGTCATTCATAAAAAACCGACACCGGTTCAAATCGTCAAAGTGGATTACCCGAAACGTAGCGCAGCAACTATCAAGGAAGCCTATTTCAAGCAAGCATCGACAACGGACTATAATGGAATATATAAAGGAAAATATATTGATTTTGAAGCAAAAGAGACAAAAAACAAAACGTCCTTTCCCCTTTCCAACCTGCATGACCATCAGGTGAAACATATGAAGCAGGTGAATGAACATGGAGGGATAAGTTTTTTGATTGTCCGTTTCTCTATGTTGAATGAAACTTTTTTATTCCCATCCATGAAACTTTTCTCTTACTGGGAAAGTCAATATAATGGAGGGAGAAAATCCATACCCTATTCAGACATTAAAGAAGCTGGTCACCTTATCCCATTTAAGTTTCAGGCAAAAGTGGATTATTTGGATGTTTTAGATCAGCTCTATTTTTAG
- a CDS encoding DUF1798 family protein — MELTALTNQLKQELNSLKQRFEESEKPENRRDKQFFLFVKEETTPFFEMVKEWEEKALQFVKNKEVTVHPQQIASTSDNLQIILLNSYYIDTPKTRYMEMHQSIHYVLDQLLADINRIETSPE; from the coding sequence ATGGAGTTAACAGCATTGACCAATCAACTCAAACAGGAACTCAATTCTTTGAAGCAGCGGTTTGAAGAGAGCGAAAAACCAGAGAATAGAAGAGATAAGCAATTTTTTCTGTTCGTAAAAGAAGAAACAACTCCATTTTTCGAGATGGTAAAGGAATGGGAAGAAAAGGCTCTCCAATTCGTGAAAAATAAAGAAGTGACAGTACACCCACAACAAATCGCGTCTACAAGCGATAACCTGCAAATTATCTTATTGAATAGTTATTATATAGATACACCGAAAACACGTTATATGGAAATGCACCAATCGATTCATTATGTTTTGGATCAGCTCCTGGCCGATATAAACAGAATTGAAACCAGCCCCGAATAG
- a CDS encoding hydrolase: MKKFSCAFSLWLTFVLLVPSIRSDAMIDLKDGEVYYAFFHLPDGEATLIRGFNGAILINTGAPSSTSALFDQLKELDVKEINTIILTKQMSDYCGNTAELIDRFHPSSIAYAGKMSKTCGKEVESTNSVKWDTNKLIDLPMGGSLTVLKADETGEMTLDIVYGKTSMLYLSNSSIEDEDDLLQHKLEPQIIKIGDYAQGKSPSGYLLDKIDPHIGIIFTSKDKKPNEGLMERLNESWIDVYQLDQVGTTIIRLNETDYEVLS; encoded by the coding sequence GTGAAAAAGTTTTCTTGTGCATTTTCTCTATGGTTAACCTTTGTCCTTTTGGTACCTTCGATCCGGAGTGATGCAATGATTGACTTGAAAGATGGTGAAGTATATTACGCTTTTTTCCATCTTCCGGATGGAGAAGCCACATTGATAAGAGGGTTCAACGGGGCGATATTGATCAATACAGGTGCTCCGTCAAGCACGAGTGCTTTGTTCGATCAGTTGAAAGAATTGGATGTAAAGGAAATCAACACGATCATTCTGACAAAACAGATGTCCGATTACTGCGGAAATACCGCTGAGCTGATTGATCGCTTTCACCCAAGTTCAATTGCTTATGCCGGTAAGATGAGTAAAACATGTGGGAAGGAAGTCGAATCCACCAATAGCGTAAAATGGGATACAAACAAACTCATCGATTTACCGATGGGTGGTTCACTGACTGTTCTGAAAGCTGACGAAACCGGGGAAATGACCCTCGATATTGTTTATGGGAAAACTTCCATGCTATATCTCAGCAACAGCTCCATAGAAGATGAAGATGACCTGTTGCAGCATAAACTTGAACCCCAAATCATCAAAATTGGTGATTATGCCCAAGGTAAGTCGCCGAGCGGTTATTTGTTAGATAAAATCGATCCCCATATCGGTATCATTTTCACTAGTAAAGATAAGAAGCCAAACGAGGGATTGATGGAGCGTCTCAATGAATCGTGGATTGATGTATACCAGCTTGATCAAGTCGGGACTACCATAATCCGTTTAAACGAAACGGATTACGAAGTATTATCTTGA
- the nth gene encoding endonuclease III: MLNKAQVRHCLDAWEEMFPDAECELVHDNPFELVIAVVLSAQCTDALVNKVTKDLFKKYKTPEDYLAVSLEELQKDIRSIGLYRNKAKNIRKLCQMLIDDYGGEVPSTQEELVKLAGVGRKTANVVASVAFDEPAIAVDTHVERVSKRLGICRWKDSVLEVEKTLMRKVPKQEWSQTHHRMIFFGRYHCKAKIPNCPECPLLDICREGQKRMKARNLGIEVD; this comes from the coding sequence ATGTTGAATAAGGCGCAGGTAAGACATTGTCTGGATGCTTGGGAAGAAATGTTTCCCGATGCTGAATGTGAGCTTGTCCATGACAATCCTTTTGAATTGGTGATTGCAGTCGTTTTATCGGCTCAATGCACGGATGCATTAGTCAATAAAGTGACCAAGGATTTATTTAAAAAATACAAAACACCTGAAGATTATCTAGCTGTATCACTGGAAGAATTGCAAAAAGACATACGTTCCATCGGTTTATATCGCAATAAAGCAAAAAACATCCGTAAGCTTTGTCAAATGCTGATTGATGACTATGGTGGAGAAGTTCCTTCGACCCAGGAAGAACTTGTCAAATTAGCTGGAGTAGGTAGAAAAACGGCAAATGTGGTTGCTTCCGTTGCATTTGATGAACCGGCTATTGCTGTGGATACGCATGTCGAAAGGGTATCAAAACGTCTGGGAATATGCCGATGGAAGGATTCGGTATTGGAAGTAGAAAAGACGTTGATGCGGAAGGTACCAAAACAAGAATGGAGTCAAACCCACCATCGGATGATTTTTTTCGGCAGATATCATTGCAAAGCGAAAATTCCAAACTGTCCGGAATGCCCGCTGCTTGATATTTGCAGGGAAGGACAAAAACGGATGAAAGCAAGGAACCTTGGTATTGAAGTTGATTAA
- a CDS encoding penicillin-binding protein 1A, translated as MANTSQSRSARRKQLKQQKKQKKSLFKKIVKTLLIVVLLIGIGIGGLFTYYIATAPKLDAESLAVPASTKLLDVNGEEFANLGEEKRTKIDYEDLPPLLVDAVTATEDSRFFDHIGIDFRRIGGAILANITGGFGAEGASTIDQQVIKGAFLTPEKTLKRKVQEQWLALRLDAKYSKEEILEMYLNRIYYGNVYGVAEAADFYFGKEDLSELTLPEAAVLAGLPQRPSAYDPTRNPELTQERMNTVLSLMVQHGKISQEEADQASEVSVDSLLVESKQETTPYQAFIQQVQDEVSEKLDADIYNDGLEIQTTLDPEAQKHVEFLLSEDDSNPISYPNDEFRAGMTVLDTTSGAIRAIGGGRNLDNTQGGWNYAIDNENRQAGSTFKPIIDYGPAIEYEQWSTYHQINDDGRYHIAGTDSYIDNWNGQHNGWMSARSALAQSLNVPAVKTFEEIGAERAQEFAEGLGIRFNEGSIALTDAIGGSSTGVTTLQMAGAYSAFGNKGIYNEPYAVTKVTYSDGRTVDLKPEPKSAMHEYTAYMITDMLKSVVNDPSGTGTAAKVPGLPMAGKTGTTNLEGKEGSPDSWFSGYTTNYTIAVWTGYDDQKETLNGHSETVIAQDLFRETMSYLSEGIDTADFTKPDSVVEVQVEKGSNPAKLPSEYTPQSNIVTELFVKGNEPSKTSQKFDRIDAVSGLKASFNEESQSIDISWNYDQDDDRPVTFNVKAGTDDGSLKDLADTKDTSLEISNVDLGTTYTIQVTAVSDQDSGNTSDPATVTVQVADDEADKEEEQQDEEENQEENPEDNENPGDGNGNGNGNGNDNNQGDNGNGNGNGNEGGNGEGNGNGAGDDNGNGGNNDNDNGETDNEDETPGDEPVDDEEPTGDTGDPEANASSSESASSYLLHAIREEEIA; from the coding sequence ATGGCAAATACAAGCCAATCTCGTTCTGCAAGACGAAAGCAATTAAAGCAGCAGAAAAAGCAAAAGAAATCACTTTTCAAAAAGATTGTTAAGACACTTCTAATCGTAGTGTTGTTAATTGGCATAGGTATTGGTGGTTTATTCACCTATTATATAGCAACAGCTCCAAAGCTTGATGCAGAGAGTCTGGCCGTGCCGGCCTCGACCAAACTGCTGGATGTCAATGGCGAAGAATTCGCCAATCTCGGAGAGGAAAAAAGGACAAAGATTGATTATGAGGACCTTCCGCCACTATTGGTTGATGCCGTTACAGCAACGGAGGACTCCCGATTTTTTGACCATATAGGGATAGACTTCCGCAGAATCGGCGGGGCCATACTGGCAAATATCACCGGCGGATTCGGAGCGGAAGGTGCAAGTACAATTGACCAACAGGTGATTAAGGGGGCTTTTCTGACTCCGGAAAAAACGTTGAAACGGAAAGTACAGGAGCAATGGCTTGCGCTTCGCCTGGATGCCAAGTATTCCAAAGAAGAAATTCTGGAGATGTATTTAAACCGAATTTATTACGGAAATGTCTACGGTGTAGCCGAAGCAGCAGATTTTTACTTTGGCAAGGAAGATTTAAGCGAATTAACCCTGCCGGAAGCTGCTGTCTTGGCAGGCCTGCCGCAACGTCCGTCTGCGTATGACCCGACGAGAAATCCCGAGTTGACCCAAGAACGAATGAACACAGTTTTAAGTCTAATGGTTCAACACGGTAAAATCTCACAGGAAGAAGCGGATCAAGCAAGTGAAGTCTCTGTGGATTCCTTACTTGTAGAAAGCAAGCAGGAAACAACTCCTTACCAAGCCTTTATTCAGCAGGTACAGGACGAAGTGAGTGAAAAATTGGATGCAGATATCTATAATGACGGCCTGGAAATACAGACCACGTTAGATCCCGAAGCCCAAAAACATGTTGAATTTTTGCTTAGCGAGGATGACAGCAATCCCATCAGTTATCCTAACGACGAATTCAGGGCCGGAATGACCGTTCTAGATACAACCTCAGGAGCGATTCGTGCAATCGGCGGCGGTAGAAACCTTGATAATACGCAGGGCGGCTGGAACTATGCCATCGATAATGAAAATCGTCAGGCCGGTTCGACATTTAAGCCAATCATTGACTATGGCCCGGCCATCGAATACGAACAGTGGTCCACTTATCATCAAATCAATGATGATGGGCGTTATCACATTGCAGGTACCGATTCTTATATTGATAACTGGAACGGACAGCATAACGGCTGGATGTCGGCCCGTTCGGCTTTAGCCCAATCACTGAACGTCCCGGCAGTCAAAACATTCGAAGAAATTGGCGCAGAGCGTGCACAAGAATTTGCTGAAGGACTCGGAATAAGATTTAACGAGGGTTCTATCGCCTTGACGGATGCCATCGGCGGTTCTTCTACCGGGGTCACCACCCTGCAGATGGCCGGTGCCTATAGTGCTTTTGGAAATAAAGGAATCTATAATGAGCCGTACGCGGTTACTAAAGTGACTTATAGCGATGGCCGTACCGTCGATTTGAAACCAGAACCCAAATCAGCCATGCATGAATATACGGCTTATATGATCACAGACATGTTGAAATCGGTGGTCAATGATCCTTCTGGAACTGGAACAGCAGCCAAAGTGCCTGGCCTGCCAATGGCCGGAAAAACGGGAACTACGAACCTGGAAGGAAAAGAAGGTAGCCCGGACTCCTGGTTTAGTGGTTACACAACCAATTACACAATCGCTGTTTGGACAGGGTACGATGATCAGAAGGAAACCCTAAATGGGCATTCAGAAACTGTCATTGCACAAGACCTCTTCCGGGAAACGATGTCTTATTTATCGGAAGGAATCGATACAGCTGATTTTACCAAGCCTGATTCCGTCGTAGAGGTACAAGTGGAAAAAGGATCCAATCCGGCCAAGCTGCCAAGTGAATATACACCGCAATCGAACATTGTGACCGAACTTTTTGTAAAAGGAAACGAACCAAGCAAGACTTCTCAGAAGTTTGATCGAATCGACGCGGTTAGCGGGTTGAAAGCAAGCTTTAATGAAGAAAGTCAATCCATTGATATTTCCTGGAATTACGATCAGGATGATGACCGTCCTGTCACCTTCAACGTGAAAGCAGGTACGGATGACGGCTCCTTGAAGGACTTGGCCGATACAAAAGATACTAGTCTGGAAATTAGCAACGTCGATCTTGGCACCACTTATACCATTCAAGTGACAGCTGTAAGCGACCAAGACTCTGGAAATACAAGTGATCCGGCAACGGTCACGGTTCAGGTAGCCGACGATGAAGCTGATAAAGAAGAAGAACAGCAGGATGAAGAAGAAAACCAAGAAGAAAATCCTGAAGATAACGAAAATCCTGGAGACGGAAATGGCAACGGAAACGGTAATGGTAATGACAACAACCAGGGTGATAACGGAAATGGAAATGGCAATGGTAATGAAGGCGGAAATGGCGAAGGTAACGGTAACGGAGCCGGAGATGACAACGGCAATGGAGGAAATAATGACAACGATAATGGAGAAACAGATAACGAGGATGAGACTCCGGGAGATGAGCCGGTAGATGATGAGGAACCCACTGGAGACACAGGTGACCCCGAAGCCAATGCTTCTTCTTCCGAAAGTGCATCCAGTTATTTGTTACACGCCATTCGAGAAGAAGAGATTGCCTGA
- a CDS encoding YpmA family protein, with amino-acid sequence MDKKIETLSTVKITHSDDLYKIVDNLNRTLKEDDLMFGLALDDENDGKAIFTIYRT; translated from the coding sequence ATGGACAAAAAAATTGAAACGCTGTCGACTGTGAAAATTACGCATTCAGATGATTTATACAAAATAGTCGATAATTTGAACAGAACGCTAAAGGAAGATGATTTAATGTTTGGATTAGCACTGGATGATGAAAATGATGGAAAAGCTATCTTTACCATTTACCGTACCTAA
- a CDS encoding pyridoxal phosphate-dependent aminotransferase produces MDLANRVKTLTPSSTLAITAKAKELKSQGHDVIGLGAGEPDFNTPQTVLDAAEKAMREGHTKYTPSGGLPALKEAIIKKLKQDQQLEYTPEEIIVTNGAKHGLYTLFQVLLDPGDEVIIPAPYWVSYPEQVKLAQGMPVVVESKEANQFKVTPEQLEQAITDKTKAVILNSPSNPTGAMYSEEELKALGDICLKHDLLIVSDEIYEKLIYTEQQHVSIAQLSGPLKKQTVIINGVSKSHSMTGWRIGYAAGDSTIIKAMTGLASHSTSNPNSIAQYAALEAYSGSQDKVEEMRQAFQERLENLYQLITDIPGVSCVKPKGAFYLFPNVREAVKANGFSNVDDWVAALLEEEKVALVPGSGFGAPENIRLSYAISLPQLEEAANRIKRFVQNHQ; encoded by the coding sequence ATGGATTTAGCAAACAGAGTAAAAACATTGACCCCTTCTTCGACTCTGGCAATTACTGCCAAAGCAAAAGAACTGAAAAGTCAGGGTCATGATGTGATTGGGCTCGGCGCTGGAGAGCCGGACTTCAACACGCCTCAAACCGTTTTGGATGCAGCGGAAAAAGCCATGCGGGAGGGACATACGAAATATACCCCATCTGGCGGACTTCCGGCTTTGAAAGAAGCAATCATAAAGAAACTCAAGCAGGATCAGCAGCTGGAGTACACGCCGGAAGAAATCATTGTAACCAATGGAGCTAAGCACGGCCTTTATACTCTATTTCAAGTTCTTCTCGATCCAGGAGATGAAGTGATCATTCCTGCACCTTATTGGGTCAGTTATCCAGAGCAGGTTAAACTGGCACAAGGGATGCCGGTTGTCGTAGAGTCTAAAGAAGCGAATCAATTCAAAGTAACTCCTGAACAATTGGAACAGGCTATTACGGATAAAACAAAGGCAGTTATTCTGAATTCTCCAAGCAATCCGACAGGGGCGATGTATTCTGAAGAGGAACTAAAAGCACTCGGAGACATTTGCCTCAAACATGATCTGTTGATCGTATCGGATGAAATTTATGAAAAATTGATTTATACAGAACAACAACATGTATCAATCGCGCAACTATCCGGACCGTTGAAAAAACAAACAGTAATTATTAACGGTGTGTCCAAATCCCATTCCATGACAGGTTGGAGAATCGGCTATGCAGCAGGTGACAGCACGATCATCAAAGCGATGACCGGGCTGGCATCCCATTCGACCTCGAATCCGAATTCCATCGCTCAATATGCAGCTTTGGAAGCTTACAGTGGTTCGCAGGATAAGGTGGAGGAAATGCGACAGGCATTCCAAGAACGGTTGGAAAATCTTTATCAGTTAATCACTGACATTCCTGGAGTTTCATGTGTTAAACCGAAAGGCGCTTTCTACTTGTTCCCGAATGTACGTGAAGCCGTAAAAGCGAATGGTTTTTCCAATGTAGACGACTGGGTGGCTGCATTGCTGGAAGAGGAAAAGGTGGCACTTGTTCCTGGTTCGGGTTTTGGTGCTCCAGAAAATATTCGTTTATCATATGCGATTTCCTTACCACAATTGGAAGAAGCAGCCAATAGAATAAAACGATTTGTACAAAATCATCAATAA
- a CDS encoding DUF2515 family protein translates to MWKEQQELVRYIDSATQRANVDNVARTKAYLAYYNRHPEITWSFLASMVSRNAGWNITDLYTPVMAGLLPKRTRKRLFSTYERANWLIFSDAYPQLLIYQFSKEQGGPLFHLLQQFNVSLYMRREWKHFWENKNGDRLMQAQIINEQNIIQRPVIEHPYFRKKVFMRLPYLVEDFFLLSAVLFPQHKGSVIGSYVYDFSNLNKRILLGKTLAAKLFDPSNFSNILEFANTVEPTGSRSEYEDFLEIKHPSFRAPDLRAIIKPIEHQDNIREDWSVNGGIKPEWLLPPEVTENDRTFEHFYRKRRMLALIWQVKQSIWT, encoded by the coding sequence ATGTGGAAGGAACAACAGGAACTCGTTCGTTATATTGATTCGGCGACCCAGCGCGCCAACGTGGACAATGTAGCTAGAACGAAGGCTTACCTCGCTTATTACAATCGGCACCCTGAAATAACCTGGTCGTTCCTGGCGAGCATGGTGTCACGGAACGCAGGCTGGAATATTACCGATTTATATACACCTGTAATGGCCGGTTTGCTACCCAAAAGAACAAGAAAAAGGTTGTTTTCCACTTATGAACGGGCTAATTGGCTGATTTTTTCGGATGCCTATCCACAGTTGCTTATTTACCAATTCTCTAAAGAACAAGGCGGTCCGTTATTCCATCTTTTACAGCAGTTTAATGTTTCGTTATATATGCGCCGTGAATGGAAACATTTTTGGGAGAACAAAAACGGTGATCGATTGATGCAAGCCCAAATCATCAATGAACAAAATATTATCCAGCGCCCTGTTATCGAACATCCTTATTTCCGAAAAAAAGTTTTTATGCGACTTCCATACTTAGTTGAAGATTTTTTTCTGCTGAGCGCGGTTTTATTTCCACAGCATAAAGGCTCTGTTATCGGCTCCTATGTGTATGATTTTTCTAATTTAAACAAGCGGATCCTGCTGGGAAAAACATTGGCCGCAAAACTTTTCGACCCCAGCAATTTCTCCAATATCCTTGAGTTCGCCAATACCGTTGAGCCTACCGGTTCGAGAAGCGAATATGAAGACTTCCTAGAGATCAAGCATCCTTCATTCCGGGCGCCCGATTTGCGAGCGATTATCAAGCCAATCGAGCATCAGGATAATATTCGTGAGGACTGGAGTGTAAATGGGGGTATAAAGCCAGAGTGGCTGCTTCCACCTGAAGTGACAGAGAACGATAGAACTTTCGAGCATTTTTATCGAAAGAGAAGAATGCTTGCCCTCATTTGGCAGGTCAAGCAATCAATATGGACATAA
- the asnS gene encoding asparagine--tRNA ligase gives MKTTISQVAKHVGEEVTIGAWLANKRSSGKIAFLQLRDGTGFIQGVVVKAEVEEDVFQAAKNITQETSLYVTGTVAEDTRSPFGYELQVKGLEVIHESTDFPITPKEHGTEFLMDHRHLWLRSKKQHAVMKIRNEIIRSTYQFFNDHDYVKIDPPILTGSSAEGTTELFHTKYFDEEAYLSQSGQLYMEAAAMAFGKVFSFGPTFRAEKSKTRRHLIEFWMIEPEMAFVEHEESLEIQEQYVSFIAQSVLENCKLELDILERDTDKLAKIQAPFPRITYDEAIDLLKEKGFDDIEWGEDFGAPHETAIAESFEKPVFITHYPADIKAFYMKPDPDRPEVVLCADLIAPEGYGEVIGGSQRIDDLALMEQRYQEHDLTGDAYQWYLELRKYGSVPHSGFGLGLERTVAWFAGVEHVRETIPFPRLLNRLYP, from the coding sequence TTGAAGACGACAATATCACAAGTAGCTAAACATGTAGGAGAAGAAGTAACCATCGGGGCCTGGCTTGCCAACAAACGATCCAGTGGCAAAATTGCTTTTTTGCAGCTCCGTGACGGTACAGGATTTATTCAGGGAGTAGTCGTAAAAGCAGAGGTGGAGGAAGATGTTTTTCAGGCAGCGAAAAACATCACCCAGGAAACCTCTTTATATGTAACCGGAACAGTGGCTGAGGATACCCGCTCTCCGTTTGGCTATGAATTACAAGTAAAGGGATTGGAAGTCATCCATGAATCAACTGATTTTCCAATCACACCGAAAGAACACGGCACGGAGTTTTTGATGGACCACCGCCATTTATGGCTGCGTTCTAAGAAGCAGCATGCCGTGATGAAAATCCGCAATGAAATTATTCGGTCTACCTATCAGTTTTTCAATGATCATGATTATGTAAAGATCGACCCGCCGATATTGACTGGATCTTCTGCTGAAGGAACAACAGAATTGTTCCACACGAAATATTTTGACGAAGAGGCCTATTTGTCTCAAAGTGGACAATTGTACATGGAAGCCGCGGCAATGGCTTTTGGCAAGGTTTTTTCCTTCGGACCGACTTTCCGAGCGGAAAAATCAAAAACCCGCCGTCATTTAATTGAATTCTGGATGATTGAACCGGAAATGGCCTTTGTAGAGCATGAAGAAAGTCTCGAGATTCAGGAACAGTATGTTAGCTTTATTGCACAAAGCGTATTGGAAAATTGTAAGCTTGAACTTGATATTTTGGAAAGAGATACGGATAAATTGGCAAAAATCCAGGCTCCTTTCCCCCGTATCACATACGACGAAGCGATTGATCTCTTGAAAGAAAAAGGCTTCGATGACATTGAGTGGGGAGAAGACTTCGGTGCACCGCACGAAACGGCTATCGCTGAAAGCTTCGAAAAACCAGTTTTTATTACGCATTATCCTGCCGACATAAAAGCATTTTATATGAAGCCTGATCCGGACCGTCCAGAAGTTGTTCTTTGTGCAGACTTGATTGCTCCCGAAGGATATGGAGAAGTGATTGGCGGCTCTCAAAGAATCGATGACTTGGCATTGATGGAGCAACGCTATCAGGAACATGATTTGACCGGTGACGCTTATCAATGGTATCTAGAATTAAGAAAATACGGTAGCGTCCCTCATTCCGGCTTCGGATTAGGCTTGGAACGGACAGTGGCTTGGTTTGCCGGGGTGGAGCATGTAAGAGAGACCATCCCATTCCCGCGCTTGCTCAATCGTCTATATCCGTGA
- a CDS encoding cytidine deaminase — MDQNQLFEKAKEIRERAYTPYSKFPVGAALLTKSGKVYQGCNIENAAYPVSLCAERVAIFKAISDGVTDFAEMAVVADTGRPVSPCGSCRQVMSEFFDKKMPIHIGNLENDRKTMSMEELLPFSFESADLPVEDE, encoded by the coding sequence ATGGACCAAAACCAACTATTCGAGAAGGCGAAAGAAATTAGAGAGAGGGCTTATACGCCATATTCCAAGTTCCCTGTAGGGGCTGCTTTATTGACGAAGTCCGGGAAGGTATATCAAGGCTGTAATATTGAAAATGCCGCCTATCCGGTAAGCCTTTGTGCTGAAAGGGTGGCCATTTTCAAAGCCATTTCGGACGGTGTTACTGATTTTGCCGAAATGGCTGTTGTAGCTGATACTGGCCGTCCCGTGTCACCGTGTGGCTCTTGTCGTCAGGTGATGAGTGAGTTTTTTGACAAGAAGATGCCGATACATATTGGAAACCTGGAAAATGATCGTAAAACGATGTCAATGGAAGAGTTACTGCCGTTTTCATTTGAATCTGCTGATCTTCCTGTTGAAGATGAATAA
- a CDS encoding cell wall elongation regulator TseB-like domain-containing protein codes for MMEKLSLPFTVPNWVKWAVVLFIIIFIGALGYSIYLYNSIQQDKEAGFQASADRAVAETDLEKAENVTRYHGNMLYHVVTGTTDDGSEAIAYVPAEQKEGKIVIFRTEDLVSEQSILQAWNNDCSNCELLETNLAIENDQPLLELKYIDDRDRYVLHYYSLTDGSSGDHFRFNRS; via the coding sequence ATGATGGAAAAGCTATCTTTACCATTTACCGTACCTAACTGGGTCAAATGGGCAGTTGTCCTATTTATTATAATCTTTATCGGTGCTTTAGGATACAGCATTTATTTATATAACAGTATCCAGCAGGATAAGGAAGCAGGCTTTCAAGCTTCTGCAGATCGTGCAGTCGCCGAAACAGATCTTGAAAAAGCAGAAAATGTTACCCGTTATCATGGTAATATGCTGTATCATGTTGTAACTGGAACTACCGACGATGGATCGGAGGCAATTGCCTATGTACCTGCTGAACAGAAGGAAGGAAAAATAGTTATTTTCCGTACGGAGGATTTAGTATCGGAACAATCCATTCTCCAAGCATGGAATAATGATTGCTCGAATTGCGAATTGTTGGAAACGAATTTAGCTATTGAAAATGACCAGCCACTATTGGAACTAAAATACATAGATGACAGGGATCGATATGTATTACATTATTATTCCTTGACAGATGGCAGTTCCGGAGACCATTTCCGGTTTAATCGATCCTGA
- a CDS encoding DnaD domain-containing protein, protein MASDFNYQQIVKDQMVIPSMLLKRYHQLKLSETEVMVILHIHRFQMEGNSFPTPEEIAQFTSISPEDCTKILRQLIQKNILLIEQEEDEKQVLTECYSLEPLWVTIYKVDYSAQANRETDQQQANIFILFEQEFGRPLSPFEIETINIWLDEEQQTPALIKAALREAVLMGKLNFRYIDRILREWKKKGIKSVEQARNQSRQFHINQNNQQEQQQPKRDVSLYYNWLEE, encoded by the coding sequence GTGGCAAGTGATTTCAATTACCAACAAATTGTGAAAGATCAGATGGTGATACCTTCCATGTTATTGAAAAGGTACCATCAATTAAAACTATCGGAAACGGAAGTAATGGTTATTTTACATATCCATCGTTTTCAAATGGAAGGGAACTCTTTTCCTACACCGGAAGAAATCGCTCAGTTTACGAGTATCTCGCCGGAAGACTGTACAAAAATACTCCGTCAGTTGATTCAGAAGAATATTCTTTTGATTGAGCAGGAAGAGGATGAAAAGCAGGTATTAACTGAATGTTATTCACTAGAACCTTTATGGGTCACGATATATAAAGTGGATTATTCTGCTCAAGCAAACCGAGAGACAGATCAGCAGCAGGCCAATATTTTTATTCTTTTTGAACAGGAGTTCGGACGGCCGTTGTCACCTTTTGAAATTGAAACGATCAACATTTGGCTTGATGAAGAACAACAAACGCCGGCTCTGATCAAAGCTGCTTTAAGGGAAGCTGTGTTGATGGGGAAATTGAATTTCCGCTATATTGACCGGATTTTACGTGAGTGGAAAAAGAAAGGAATCAAATCGGTTGAGCAGGCGAGAAATCAGAGCAGGCAATTCCATATCAATCAAAATAACCAGCAGGAACAGCAGCAACCGAAGCGGGATGTATCGTTGTATTATAATTGGTTAGAGGAGTAG